A window from SAR202 cluster bacterium encodes these proteins:
- a CDS encoding methylmalonyl-CoA mutase, producing the protein MNKINGGKLEKNNFKKWKEKVLKPFITINGERKPVFTTLSNQEIQSTYNDRNQTKEEFPGEFPYTRGIYPSMYRSRLWTMRQYSGFSNPEKSNERFKHLLEQGQNGLSVAFDLPTQIGYDSDNPLAESEVGKVGVPIDTLADMETLFHDIPLDQISTSMTINATAPILLAMYVALAKKQNVPLEQLRGTLQNDILKEYIARGTYIYPPKESMKLITDVFEYCSKTLHKWNPISISGYHIREAGSTAIQELAFTFSNAIEYIKSALEAGLTIDEFCPQISFFFVAQNNLIEEVAKYRAARRIWAKITKEMFNAKNPKSSMLRFHVQTAGVTLTAQQPDNNIVRSTIQAMAAVLGGAQSLHVNSKDEALGLPSEHSAVISLRTQQIIALESGVADTVDPLGGSYYLEKLTDDIENEAFDYINKIECIGGALKALETQFQENEIEDSAYLFQQELENQERYMVGVNTFQEESTENITFQKVSRKEIQQQIKKLGSIKKNRNIKKVDESLRKLEKIASTKANTMPAIIEAVESYSTIGEISDIFRKVYGEYSPTY; encoded by the coding sequence ATAAATAAAATTAATGGTGGGAAATTGGAAAAGAACAATTTTAAAAAGTGGAAAGAAAAAGTACTAAAACCATTTATCACTATTAATGGTGAACGAAAACCTGTTTTTACTACTCTTTCGAATCAAGAAATACAATCTACATACAACGATCGGAATCAAACTAAGGAAGAATTTCCTGGGGAATTTCCTTATACGCGGGGCATTTATCCTAGCATGTACAGAAGTCGTTTATGGACAATGAGGCAATATTCAGGCTTCTCTAATCCCGAAAAATCAAATGAACGATTTAAACATCTTTTAGAACAGGGACAAAACGGCCTGTCAGTTGCCTTTGACCTACCTACACAAATAGGATATGACTCTGATAATCCTCTTGCAGAAAGTGAAGTGGGGAAAGTAGGGGTTCCCATTGACACTCTTGCAGATATGGAAACCCTATTTCATGATATACCTTTGGACCAAATTAGTACCTCAATGACTATCAATGCAACAGCCCCAATTTTACTTGCTATGTATGTTGCTCTTGCAAAAAAACAAAATGTTCCTCTTGAACAGTTACGAGGAACATTGCAAAACGACATTCTAAAAGAATATATAGCTCGAGGTACATATATATACCCACCTAAAGAATCAATGAAACTGATTACGGATGTTTTTGAATATTGTTCCAAAACCTTACACAAATGGAATCCAATAAGTATTAGTGGTTACCATATTCGCGAAGCTGGAAGCACCGCAATACAAGAGTTGGCTTTTACTTTTTCAAATGCAATTGAGTATATAAAGTCAGCTCTAGAAGCAGGATTAACAATTGATGAATTTTGTCCACAAATTTCTTTTTTCTTTGTAGCTCAAAATAATCTCATTGAAGAAGTTGCTAAATATCGTGCAGCGCGAAGAATTTGGGCCAAAATTACAAAGGAAATGTTTAATGCTAAAAACCCCAAATCATCTATGCTACGATTTCACGTTCAAACCGCTGGTGTGACTCTTACTGCCCAACAACCCGATAACAACATTGTACGCAGTACAATACAGGCTATGGCTGCTGTGCTTGGTGGGGCACAATCGCTTCATGTTAATTCAAAAGATGAAGCCTTAGGGCTACCTTCAGAACATTCTGCTGTTATCTCACTTAGAACCCAACAAATAATTGCTTTAGAAAGTGGAGTTGCAGATACAGTAGATCCTTTGGGAGGCTCATATTATCTTGAAAAATTGACCGATGACATAGAAAATGAAGCATTTGATTATATTAATAAAATAGAATGTATTGGTGGCGCTTTAAAGGCTTTAGAAACACAATTTCAAGAAAATGAAATAGAAGACTCCGCCTATCTATTCCAACAAGAGCTCGAAAACCAGGAAAGATATATGGTTGGAGTCAATACATTTCAAGAAGAAAGTACTGAAAATATTACTTTTCAAAAAGTTTCGAGAAAAGAAATTCAACAGCAAATCAAAAAGCTTGGTTCTATCAAAAAAAATCGTAATATTAAAAAAGTTGATGAAAGTCTGAGAAAACTCGAAAAAATTGCCAGCACTAAAGCCAACACAATGCCAGCTATTATTGAAGCTGTTGAATCCTATTCTACAATAGGTGAAATTAGTGATATATTTAGAAAAGTATATGGAGAATATTCCCCAACGTATTAA